From uncultured Roseateles sp., the proteins below share one genomic window:
- the argB gene encoding acetylglutamate kinase has product MKNEPPAAATGTAQTPDLSHIAARDKAEILSQALPYIRRFHGKTIVIKYGGNAMTDPALQQDFAEDVVLLKLVGLNPVVVHGGGPQIEGALSRLGKKGHFIQGMRVTDEETMEVVEWVLAGQVQQDIVGLINVAGGKAVGLTGRDGGLIRAKKLKMIDKDDPAKEHDVGQVGDIVSIDPSVVKALQDDQFIPVISPIGFGENNESYNINADVVAGKLAEVLKAEKLMLLTNTPGVLNKAGELLTDLSAREIDDLFADGTISGGMLPKISSALDAAKSGVNAVHIIDGRVPHAMLLEILTDQAYGTMIRSH; this is encoded by the coding sequence ATGAAAAACGAGCCCCCTGCTGCTGCCACAGGCACCGCCCAGACCCCCGACTTGTCCCATATCGCTGCGCGCGACAAGGCCGAGATCCTGTCTCAGGCCCTGCCTTACATCCGCCGCTTCCATGGCAAGACCATCGTCATCAAGTACGGTGGCAATGCGATGACCGATCCGGCCTTGCAGCAGGACTTTGCCGAGGACGTGGTGTTGCTGAAGCTGGTCGGCCTGAACCCGGTGGTGGTGCATGGCGGCGGGCCGCAGATCGAGGGGGCCTTGAGCCGCCTGGGCAAGAAGGGCCACTTCATCCAGGGCATGCGGGTCACCGACGAGGAGACGATGGAAGTCGTCGAATGGGTGCTGGCCGGCCAGGTGCAGCAGGACATCGTCGGCCTGATCAATGTCGCCGGCGGCAAGGCCGTGGGCCTGACTGGGCGCGATGGCGGCCTGATACGCGCCAAGAAGCTGAAGATGATAGACAAGGACGATCCGGCCAAGGAGCACGATGTGGGCCAGGTCGGCGACATCGTCAGCATCGACCCCAGCGTGGTCAAGGCGCTGCAGGATGACCAGTTCATCCCGGTCATCAGCCCGATAGGCTTTGGCGAAAACAACGAGAGCTACAACATCAATGCCGATGTGGTGGCCGGCAAGCTGGCCGAGGTGCTGAAGGCCGAGAAGCTGATGCTCTTGACGAACACGCCCGGCGTGCTGAACAAGGCCGGCGAGCTGCTGACCGATCTGAGCGCCCGCGAGATCGACGACCTGTTCGCCGATGGCACGATCTCCGGCGGCATGCTGCCCAAGATCTCGTCGGCACTGGACGCGGCCAAGAGCGGCGTCAACGCGGTGCACATCATCGACGGGCGGGTGCCGCATGCGATGCTGCTTGAGATCCTGACCGATCAGGCTTACGGCACGATGATTCGTTCGCATTGA
- a CDS encoding pyrimidine 5'-nucleotidase yields MKKQSPVWLFDLDNTLHNASHHVFGALNVAMTDFIARELQLPRDEANALRGHYWRRYGATMLGLVRHHGVRAAHFLADTHALPELEQHVHTHAHDLAALKRLRGRKYILTNAPAAYTQRVLQQLGMAHLFDGVIAVEQMRMFGHLRPKPDRRMFRHIAARLRVPAGRCVLVEDTLEHQKSARAVGMQTVWMQRWARLGLASPHGRVRMARKPVYVDRRVRSLGDLRGG; encoded by the coding sequence TTGAAGAAGCAATCCCCGGTCTGGTTGTTCGACCTGGACAACACGCTGCACAACGCGTCCCACCACGTGTTCGGGGCGCTGAATGTGGCGATGACCGATTTCATCGCGCGCGAGCTGCAGCTGCCGCGCGATGAGGCAAACGCGCTGCGCGGCCATTACTGGCGGCGCTATGGCGCGACGATGCTGGGCCTGGTGCGACATCACGGCGTCCGTGCCGCGCACTTCCTGGCCGACACGCACGCCTTGCCCGAGCTGGAGCAGCATGTGCACACCCATGCCCATGATCTGGCGGCGCTGAAGCGGCTGCGTGGCCGCAAATACATCCTGACCAATGCGCCGGCCGCCTACACGCAGCGCGTGCTGCAGCAACTGGGTATGGCGCATTTGTTCGACGGCGTGATCGCGGTCGAGCAGATGCGCATGTTCGGCCATCTGCGGCCCAAGCCCGACCGCCGGATGTTTCGCCACATCGCGGCGCGGCTGCGCGTGCCAGCCGGCCGATGCGTGTTGGTCGAGGACACGCTGGAACACCAGAAGTCGGCCCGCGCGGTGGGCATGCAGACGGTCTGGATGCAGCGCTGGGCGCGCCTGGGACTGGCAAGCCCTCATGGTCGGGTGCGCATGGCCAGAAAACCGGTTTATGTGGACCGACGCGTGCGCAGCCTGGGCGATCTGCGCGGCGGCTGA
- the slmA gene encoding nucleoid occlusion factor SlmA, whose protein sequence is MPDSTEHAVPESDLPAEEAVVAPAAAATRKRPKPGERRVQILQTLASMLEQPGAERITTAALAAALQVSEAALYRHFASKAQMFEGLIEFIETSIFTLVNQISEREASGLAQAQKIVSVLLQFGERNPGMTRVMVGDALVFENERLVLRMNQFFDRIESSLRQSLRLAAEASGSTTPTVQANMQASVLVSFVLGRLQRYARSGFKRSPTEQLDASLGMMVG, encoded by the coding sequence ATGCCCGACTCCACCGAACACGCAGTTCCCGAATCGGACCTCCCGGCCGAGGAGGCCGTGGTTGCACCGGCAGCGGCGGCCACGCGCAAGCGGCCCAAGCCTGGCGAGCGCCGGGTGCAGATTCTGCAGACGCTGGCGTCCATGCTGGAGCAGCCGGGTGCCGAGCGCATCACCACCGCCGCCCTGGCCGCGGCGTTGCAGGTCAGCGAGGCCGCTCTTTACCGCCATTTCGCCAGCAAGGCGCAGATGTTCGAGGGGCTGATCGAGTTCATCGAAACCAGCATCTTCACCCTGGTCAACCAGATCAGCGAGCGCGAGGCCTCGGGCCTGGCCCAGGCGCAGAAGATCGTTTCGGTGCTCCTGCAGTTCGGTGAACGCAACCCGGGCATGACGCGGGTGATGGTGGGCGATGCGCTGGTGTTCGAGAACGAACGGCTGGTGCTGCGCATGAACCAGTTCTTCGATCGCATCGAGTCGTCGCTGCGCCAGAGCCTGCGCCTGGCCGCCGAGGCCAGCGGTTCGACCACGCCGACGGTGCAGGCCAATATGCAGGCCTCGGTGCTGGTGTCGTTCGTGCTTGGCCGGCTGCAGCGCTATGCGCGCTCGGGCTTCAAGCGTTCGCCGACCGAGCAACTGGATGCCTCGCTGGGCATGATGGTCGGCTGA
- a CDS encoding bifunctional metallophosphatase/5'-nucleotidase, which yields MMKIRPLLLALSAAFALAPLAHAASVAPITIKIVGFNDYHGNLESPGTFGANTSVPSGQRPAVGGAEYLAAYVAQMKAANMNTVVVGGGDFVGATPLISSLFFDEPAVETLNKMGVDFSAVGNHEFDKGKDELRRLQNGGCKLSNGHPDANSCKGFGSSAPGTFDGAKFKWLSANVIETATGRPLLPAYGVKSFNGVKVAFIGMTLKGTPGIVTPTGVAGLEFKDEAETVNALVPKLRAQGIESIVVLVHQGGFQNPAVAGGFNNQDINGCLNNLKNTDGSDSDIAKIVAGLDNAVDLVISGHTHAAYNCSKNTTDNGGAARLAGLPNKAGRLVPVTSSSAFGRVLTEVDLKIDPATRDVIDVSPVNRLVDRSNVAINNAIAANPEVKNVVAAYKAAVSPLANQVVGSITADLTNGANAAGEMQAGDLIADAQLQATQPAGLGGAVMAFMNAGGVRSPGFVKPAPASFPYNLSYGDAFTVQPFGNSLVTMTLTAQQIKDVLEQQFSGCKGQTAQRIMQVSNGLRYSWRTGAPACSKIVDVAFTPTDVTVYPPQITGPTDNLVINGVVQNPAKTYRVTVNNFMATGGDGYTTLIGGTNTLGGAQDIDALVAYLAGYKAPSAAYDPSAAALKKPRITTQP from the coding sequence ATGATGAAAATTCGCCCCCTGCTGCTGGCCCTGTCGGCCGCCTTCGCCCTCGCACCGCTGGCTCATGCCGCCAGCGTTGCACCCATCACCATCAAGATCGTCGGTTTCAACGACTACCACGGCAATCTCGAATCACCTGGCACCTTTGGCGCCAACACCTCGGTCCCGTCGGGACAGCGTCCGGCCGTCGGTGGCGCCGAGTACCTGGCGGCCTATGTGGCTCAGATGAAGGCCGCCAATATGAACACGGTGGTCGTCGGCGGCGGTGACTTCGTCGGCGCCACGCCGCTGATCTCTTCGCTGTTCTTCGACGAACCGGCGGTGGAGACGCTGAACAAGATGGGCGTCGACTTTTCGGCGGTCGGCAACCACGAGTTCGACAAGGGCAAGGACGAGCTGCGTCGCCTGCAAAACGGTGGCTGCAAGCTCAGCAACGGCCATCCCGACGCGAACAGCTGCAAGGGCTTCGGCTCATCGGCGCCGGGCACCTTCGACGGCGCCAAGTTCAAGTGGCTGTCGGCCAATGTGATCGAGACCGCTACCGGCCGCCCCTTGCTGCCCGCTTATGGCGTGAAGAGCTTCAACGGCGTGAAAGTGGCCTTCATCGGCATGACCTTGAAGGGCACGCCCGGCATCGTCACACCCACCGGCGTGGCCGGCCTGGAGTTCAAGGACGAGGCCGAGACCGTCAACGCGCTGGTGCCGAAGCTGCGCGCCCAGGGCATAGAGTCCATCGTCGTGCTGGTGCACCAGGGGGGTTTCCAGAACCCGGCCGTGGCCGGCGGCTTCAACAACCAGGATATCAACGGCTGCCTGAACAACCTGAAGAACACCGATGGCTCGGACAGCGACATCGCCAAGATCGTGGCGGGCCTGGACAACGCCGTTGACCTGGTCATCAGCGGCCACACGCACGCGGCCTACAACTGCTCGAAGAACACCACCGACAACGGCGGTGCGGCCCGCCTGGCCGGCCTGCCCAACAAGGCCGGCCGTCTGGTGCCGGTGACCAGCTCCAGCGCCTTCGGCCGCGTGCTGACCGAGGTCGACCTGAAGATCGACCCGGCCACCCGCGACGTCATCGACGTCAGCCCGGTGAACCGCCTGGTGGACCGCAGCAATGTGGCCATCAACAACGCCATTGCCGCCAACCCGGAAGTGAAGAACGTGGTGGCGGCCTACAAGGCAGCCGTCTCGCCGCTGGCCAACCAGGTGGTGGGCAGCATCACTGCCGACCTCACCAACGGCGCCAACGCGGCCGGCGAAATGCAGGCCGGCGACCTGATCGCCGACGCCCAGCTGCAAGCCACGCAACCGGCAGGCCTGGGCGGCGCCGTGATGGCCTTCATGAATGCCGGCGGTGTGCGCAGCCCGGGCTTCGTCAAGCCGGCCCCTGCCAGCTTCCCCTATAACCTGAGTTATGGCGATGCCTTCACCGTGCAGCCCTTTGGCAACAGCCTGGTGACGATGACCTTGACCGCCCAGCAGATCAAGGACGTGCTGGAGCAGCAGTTCAGCGGCTGCAAGGGCCAGACCGCGCAACGAATCATGCAGGTGTCCAACGGCCTGCGCTACAGCTGGCGCACCGGTGCGCCGGCCTGCTCGAAGATCGTCGATGTGGCCTTCACGCCCACCGATGTGACGGTCTATCCGCCGCAGATCACCGGCCCGACCGACAACCTCGTCATCAATGGCGTGGTGCAGAACCCGGCCAAGACCTATCGCGTCACCGTCAACAACTTTATGGCCACCGGCGGCGACGGCTACACCACCTTGATCGGCGGCACCAACACACTGGGCGGCGCCCAGGACATCGACGCCCTGGTCGCCTATCTGGCCGGCTACAAGGCGCCTTCGGCGGCCTACGACCCCAGCGCCGCCGCGCTGAAGAAGCCGCGCATCACGACCCAGCCCTGA
- a CDS encoding PEP-CTERM sorting domain-containing protein, with amino-acid sequence MNTSFFRIAAAGLTLAAGLSSAQAATLANDGSWAGFNVDGNLPPYALGWIDDQAAALNFTFSIPTGFKGTLTVVDAGFSGDEFRISDGASLLGNTSLAVNGDALGAIEFSYDAALANPHFSRGVFTLGSGAHDITGLLIKSTTLDGVGDLNATFGAVRLEISPVPEPATLATLLAGLALLTTVLRRRDSK; translated from the coding sequence ATGAACACGAGCTTCTTCCGTATCGCTGCGGCCGGCCTGACCCTGGCCGCCGGCCTGTCCTCGGCCCAGGCCGCCACCCTGGCCAACGATGGCAGCTGGGCCGGCTTCAATGTCGACGGCAATCTGCCGCCCTATGCCTTGGGCTGGATCGACGACCAGGCCGCGGCGCTGAACTTCACCTTCAGCATTCCGACCGGCTTCAAAGGCACCTTGACCGTGGTGGACGCCGGCTTCTCCGGCGACGAGTTCCGCATCAGCGACGGTGCCAGCCTGCTGGGCAACACCAGCCTGGCCGTCAACGGCGACGCCCTGGGCGCGATCGAATTCAGCTACGACGCGGCTCTGGCCAACCCCCACTTCAGCCGCGGCGTGTTCACGCTGGGCAGCGGCGCCCATGACATCACCGGCCTGCTGATCAAGTCCACCACGCTCGACGGTGTGGGCGATCTGAACGCCACTTTCGGTGCCGTGCGCCTGGAGATTTCGCCGGTGCCCGAGCCCGCCACCCTGGCCACCCTGCTGGCCGGCCTGGCCCTGCTGACCACCGTGCTGCGCCGCCGCGACAGCAAGTAA
- a CDS encoding ATP-binding protein, giving the protein MADSLQALLQRAEALLARVETLLPTPLAAPDWNASIAFRYRKRNGRSLLEPVRHVAQIALGNLLEVEPQKERLLRNTRQFVAGHPANNVLLTGARGTGKSSLIKACLNEFSPQGLRLIEVDKADLVDLPDLVDLVAERPERFVIFCDDLSFDEGEAGYKALKSMLDGSVAAAGDNVLIYATSNRRHLLPEYMKDNLTYQHQPDGEVHPGEVIEEKISLSERFGLWVSFYPFSQAEYLAIAAQWLRSFQVPEEAIAAARQECLVWALERGSRSGRVAYQFARDYSGRHHGDLLDEAPTVAPAIASEGPEGLDHV; this is encoded by the coding sequence ATGGCCGATTCACTCCAAGCTCTGCTGCAACGCGCCGAGGCCCTGCTGGCCCGCGTCGAGACCCTTTTGCCGACCCCGCTGGCCGCCCCGGACTGGAACGCCTCGATCGCCTTCCGCTATCGCAAGCGCAATGGCCGCAGCCTGCTGGAGCCGGTGCGCCATGTGGCGCAGATCGCGCTGGGCAATCTGCTGGAGGTGGAGCCGCAGAAAGAGCGCCTGCTGCGTAACACCCGCCAGTTCGTGGCCGGTCACCCGGCCAACAATGTGCTGCTGACCGGTGCGCGCGGCACGGGGAAAAGCTCGCTGATCAAGGCCTGCCTGAACGAGTTCTCGCCCCAGGGCCTGCGCCTGATCGAGGTCGACAAGGCCGATCTGGTGGACCTTCCCGATCTGGTGGATCTGGTGGCCGAGCGGCCCGAGCGCTTCGTGATCTTCTGCGACGACCTGAGCTTCGATGAGGGTGAGGCCGGCTACAAGGCCTTGAAATCGATGCTTGATGGCTCGGTGGCTGCCGCCGGTGACAACGTGCTGATCTATGCCACCAGCAACCGCCGCCACCTGCTGCCCGAGTACATGAAGGACAACCTGACCTACCAGCACCAGCCCGATGGCGAGGTACACCCGGGTGAGGTGATCGAGGAGAAGATCTCGCTGTCCGAGCGCTTCGGCCTGTGGGTCAGCTTCTATCCGTTCAGCCAGGCCGAGTATCTGGCGATTGCCGCGCAATGGCTGCGTTCGTTTCAGGTACCGGAAGAGGCAATTGCTGCCGCACGCCAGGAATGCCTGGTCTGGGCGCTGGAGCGTGGCTCGCGTTCGGGCCGTGTGGCCTACCAGTTCGCACGCGACTATTCCGGCCGCCACCATGGCGATCTGCTGGATGAAGCGCCCACCGTGGCGCCGGCGATTGCGTCCGAAGGCCCCGAAGGCTTGGACCATGTCTGA
- a CDS encoding NUDIX domain-containing protein — translation MSETNRVPVDVAVGVLIERDADGREGRFLLTSRPVGKVYAGYWEFPGGKLEQGETVEQALRRELHEELGITIGAVHDWKVELMDYPHARVRLHFCKVFEWAGEFQMREQQAMAWQQLPVQVVPVLPGTIPVLDWFAQERAFSGATHAS, via the coding sequence ATGTCTGAAACGAATCGTGTGCCGGTCGATGTGGCCGTGGGCGTGCTGATCGAACGTGATGCCGACGGACGGGAAGGGCGCTTTCTGCTCACCTCGCGCCCGGTCGGCAAGGTCTACGCCGGCTATTGGGAGTTCCCGGGCGGCAAGCTGGAGCAGGGCGAAACCGTCGAGCAGGCACTGCGGCGGGAGCTGCACGAGGAGCTGGGTATCACCATCGGTGCCGTCCACGACTGGAAGGTGGAGCTGATGGACTATCCCCATGCCCGCGTGCGCCTGCATTTTTGCAAGGTGTTCGAGTGGGCCGGAGAGTTCCAGATGCGCGAGCAGCAGGCCATGGCCTGGCAGCAGCTGCCGGTGCAGGTGGTGCCTGTGCTGCCGGGCACGATTCCGGTGCTGGACTGGTTTGCGCAGGAGCGGGCATTCAGCGGCGCAACCCATGCAAGCTAA
- the hisI gene encoding phosphoribosyl-AMP cyclohydrolase encodes MNWLDEVKWDRDGLVPVIAQEAGSGDVLMFAFMNREALQLTAERGEAVYWSRSRQKLWHKGEESGHIQQVHELRLDCDNDVVLMKVTQLGHEPGIACHTGRHSCFFQRHDNGAWVTDRPVLKDPEHIYK; translated from the coding sequence ATGAACTGGCTTGATGAAGTGAAATGGGACCGCGATGGCCTGGTGCCCGTGATCGCCCAGGAGGCAGGCAGCGGCGATGTGCTGATGTTCGCCTTCATGAACCGTGAGGCGTTGCAGCTTACCGCCGAGCGCGGCGAGGCCGTGTACTGGAGCCGCTCGCGCCAGAAGCTGTGGCACAAGGGCGAGGAGTCCGGCCATATCCAGCAGGTGCATGAGCTGCGTCTGGACTGCGACAACGACGTGGTGCTGATGAAGGTGACGCAGCTGGGCCATGAGCCTGGCATAGCCTGCCACACCGGCCGCCACAGCTGCTTCTTCCAGCGCCACGACAATGGCGCATGGGTCACGGACCGCCCCGTGCTCAAAGACCCCGAACATATCTACAAATGA
- a CDS encoding phosphoribosyl-ATP diphosphatase, giving the protein MSHDNSLEQLADVIESRKLANGGDPDKSYISRLFSKGNDAILKKIGEEATEVVMAAKDGDAKKLTNEVADLWFHCMIALSAFDLRPADVIAELRRREGLSGLEEFALRKAQQREKDGS; this is encoded by the coding sequence ATGAGCCACGACAATTCTCTCGAACAGTTGGCCGACGTGATCGAGTCGCGCAAGCTGGCCAATGGCGGCGACCCGGACAAGAGCTATATCTCGCGCCTGTTCAGCAAGGGCAACGACGCCATCCTGAAGAAGATCGGCGAGGAAGCCACCGAGGTGGTGATGGCAGCCAAGGACGGCGACGCCAAGAAGCTGACCAACGAGGTGGCCGATCTGTGGTTCCACTGCATGATCGCCCTCAGCGCCTTCGATCTGCGCCCGGCCGACGTGATCGCCGAGTTGCGGCGCCGCGAGGGGTTGTCGGGTCTCGAAGAATTTGCGCTGCGCAAGGCGCAGCAGCGAGAAAAGGATGGTTCCTGA
- a CDS encoding histidine triad nucleotide-binding protein, which translates to MTHDANCIFCKIVAGQIPSRKAYEDEDLLVFHDINPWAPVHVLIIPKIHVATLSDIGPEHEAILGRMLALAPKLMKDLGVTNGYRTVINTGPDGGQEVYHLHMHVMGGPRPWLKG; encoded by the coding sequence ATGACGCACGACGCCAACTGCATCTTCTGCAAGATCGTTGCCGGCCAGATTCCCAGCCGCAAGGCCTATGAAGATGAGGACCTGCTGGTGTTCCACGACATCAATCCCTGGGCGCCGGTGCATGTGCTGATCATCCCCAAGATCCATGTCGCCACCCTGTCCGACATCGGCCCCGAGCATGAGGCGATCCTGGGCCGCATGCTGGCGCTGGCGCCCAAGCTGATGAAGGATCTGGGCGTGACGAACGGCTACCGCACCGTCATCAACACCGGGCCCGATGGCGGCCAGGAGGTCTATCACCTGCATATGCATGTGATGGGCGGGCCACGGCCCTGGCTCAAGGGCTAG
- the tatA gene encoding Sec-independent protein translocase subunit TatA produces MGSFSIWHWLIVLLVVVLIFGTKKLKNIGSDLGGAVKGFKDGMKDGSASADAAPINPNSQVTANRAASDANTVDVEAKTKS; encoded by the coding sequence ATGGGTTCCTTCAGCATCTGGCATTGGCTGATTGTTTTGCTGGTCGTCGTGCTGATTTTCGGCACCAAGAAGCTCAAGAACATCGGCAGTGACCTCGGTGGCGCCGTCAAGGGCTTCAAGGACGGCATGAAAGACGGCAGCGCCAGCGCGGACGCAGCCCCGATCAATCCGAACAGCCAGGTCACGGCCAACCGGGCCGCCAGCGACGCCAACACGGTGGACGTTGAAGCCAAGACGAAATCCTAA
- the tatB gene encoding Sec-independent protein translocase protein TatB: MIDFGFDKIALIGAVALVVLGPERLPRVARTVGHLLGKAQRYVADVKAEVNRSIELEELKKMKTGFEDAAREVHQTVSKEMHEANAEFDKTWADVTDGTSPHDTSYEGLIAPPPSYRHPKKNWRLKRGATPQWYKQRQGVRTHAQSGAARVARFRPVASFSRKSS, from the coding sequence ATGATTGACTTCGGTTTTGACAAGATCGCGCTGATCGGCGCGGTTGCGCTGGTCGTGCTGGGCCCCGAGCGCCTGCCGCGCGTGGCGCGCACCGTTGGCCATTTGCTGGGCAAGGCGCAGCGCTATGTGGCGGACGTGAAGGCCGAGGTGAACCGCTCCATCGAGCTCGAAGAGCTGAAGAAGATGAAGACCGGCTTTGAGGACGCGGCGCGCGAGGTGCATCAAACCGTCTCCAAGGAGATGCACGAGGCCAACGCCGAGTTCGACAAAACCTGGGCCGACGTGACCGACGGCACGAGCCCGCACGACACCTCCTACGAAGGCCTGATCGCGCCGCCGCCGAGCTACCGGCATCCGAAGAAGAACTGGCGCCTCAAGCGCGGCGCCACCCCACAGTGGTACAAGCAGCGCCAGGGCGTGCGCACCCATGCCCAGTCCGGCGCGGCCCGCGTGGCGCGCTTCCGGCCGGTGGCCAGCTTTTCACGCAAGAGTTCATGA
- the tatC gene encoding twin-arginine translocase subunit TatC: MSATPNPEDELAGTEQPFVSHLVELRDRLIRAFIAVALVFGALSFWPGPSHLYDLLAQPLVAQLPEGTKLIATNVISPFLVPLKITLLAAFLVALPFVLYQVWAFVAPGLYSHEKRLIVPLVVSSTLLFIGGVAFCYFFVFGKVFAFIQGFAPKSITPAPDIEAYLSFVMTMFIAFGAAFEVPIVVVVLTRMGLVSVAQLREFRGYFIVVAFIIAAVITPPDIVSQLALAVPMCLLYEVGILSAGMFIKHTQPPKED, encoded by the coding sequence ATGAGCGCTACCCCGAATCCCGAAGACGAACTCGCCGGCACCGAACAACCCTTTGTCTCGCACCTGGTTGAGCTGCGCGACCGACTGATACGCGCCTTCATCGCTGTGGCGCTGGTGTTCGGTGCCCTCAGCTTCTGGCCCGGCCCCTCGCATCTGTACGACCTGCTGGCCCAGCCGCTGGTAGCCCAGTTGCCCGAAGGCACCAAGCTGATCGCCACCAATGTGATCTCGCCGTTCCTGGTGCCGCTGAAGATCACCCTGCTGGCCGCCTTCCTGGTCGCCTTGCCCTTTGTGCTCTACCAGGTCTGGGCCTTTGTTGCGCCGGGCCTGTATTCGCACGAGAAGCGCCTGATCGTGCCGCTGGTGGTGTCCAGCACGCTGCTGTTCATCGGTGGTGTGGCCTTCTGCTACTTCTTCGTGTTCGGGAAGGTCTTTGCCTTCATCCAAGGCTTTGCGCCGAAGAGCATCACGCCGGCGCCTGACATCGAGGCCTACCTGAGCTTCGTGATGACGATGTTCATCGCCTTTGGAGCGGCCTTTGAGGTGCCTATCGTGGTCGTCGTGCTGACGCGCATGGGCCTGGTCAGCGTTGCGCAACTGCGCGAGTTCCGCGGCTACTTCATCGTCGTGGCCTTCATCATCGCGGCCGTCATCACGCCGCCGGACATCGTGTCCCAGCTGGCGCTGGCGGTGCCGATGTGCCTGCTCTACGAGGTGGGCATCCTGTCGGCCGGCATGTTCATCAAGCACACGCAGCCGCCGAAGGAAGACTGA
- a CDS encoding trypsin-like peptidase domain-containing protein, which translates to MRRTWLIFTQAVTVALACLFVVATLKPDWLRRSPMQALQETYLPPANAPAPGLTAPGAAAPVPAMGFSVAAKRAAPAVVSVTASKAPTRNPQAEDPWFRFFFGDRAQQQQRQSAQVGLGSGVIVSPQGYLLTNNHVVAGASDIEVQLTDGRQARAELVGTDPETDVAVLKIALDKLPVISFGNVEVLQVGDAVLAIGNPFNVGQTVTAGIVSALGRSQLGINIFENFIQTDAAINPGNSGGALVDGAGNLVGINTAIYSRSGGSLGIGFAIPASTARQVMEALIKDGRVARGWIGVQTRDLTPEFVEAFKLPISEGVLISGVLVNAPAASAGIKPGDVVTRVAGTTVRTQAQLLNAVAALAPNAPAVISVQRADKALELRVQVAQRPRPQIEE; encoded by the coding sequence ATGCGTAGAACCTGGCTGATTTTCACCCAGGCGGTGACGGTTGCGCTGGCCTGCCTGTTCGTCGTGGCCACGCTGAAGCCCGATTGGCTGCGGCGCAGCCCAATGCAGGCGCTGCAGGAGACTTATCTGCCGCCTGCCAACGCGCCCGCCCCCGGTCTGACGGCGCCCGGCGCTGCGGCGCCTGTGCCGGCCATGGGCTTCAGCGTCGCGGCCAAGCGTGCCGCACCAGCCGTGGTCAGCGTCACCGCCAGCAAGGCGCCGACGCGCAACCCCCAGGCCGAGGACCCCTGGTTCCGCTTCTTCTTTGGTGACCGCGCCCAGCAGCAGCAACGCCAGAGCGCGCAGGTCGGCCTGGGTTCGGGCGTCATTGTCTCGCCCCAGGGCTATCTGCTGACCAACAACCATGTGGTGGCCGGCGCCTCCGACATCGAGGTGCAGCTGACCGACGGCCGCCAGGCCCGTGCCGAGTTGGTCGGCACCGACCCCGAGACCGACGTGGCGGTGCTGAAGATTGCGCTGGACAAGCTGCCGGTGATCAGCTTTGGCAATGTCGAGGTGCTGCAGGTGGGCGACGCGGTGCTGGCCATCGGCAACCCGTTCAATGTCGGTCAGACGGTGACAGCCGGCATCGTCAGCGCCCTGGGTCGCAGCCAGCTGGGCATCAATATCTTCGAGAACTTCATCCAGACTGACGCCGCCATCAATCCTGGCAACTCGGGCGGCGCCCTGGTCGACGGCGCCGGCAATCTGGTGGGCATCAACACCGCCATCTACTCACGCAGCGGCGGCAGTCTGGGCATAGGTTTTGCCATTCCGGCCAGTACTGCCCGCCAGGTGATGGAGGCGCTGATCAAGGACGGCCGCGTCGCCCGCGGCTGGATCGGCGTGCAGACCCGCGACCTGACGCCCGAGTTCGTCGAAGCCTTCAAGCTGCCGATCAGCGAAGGTGTGCTGATCAGCGGCGTGCTGGTCAATGCCCCGGCCGCCAGCGCCGGCATCAAGCCCGGCGATGTGGTCACCCGCGTGGCCGGCACCACGGTGCGCACCCAGGCCCAGCTGCTCAATGCGGTGGCGGCCCTGGCGCCCAATGCGCCAGCGGTAATCTCGGTGCAGAGGGCCGACAAGGCGCTGGAGCTGCGCGTGCAGGTGGCTCAGCGCCCACGGCCGCAAATCGAGGAGTAG